TCATCAAAAAGTTGCATTAAATCCATTAACTAAATTTCTTTATAAAGCCATTATATTATTATTATTGTTAAGTTTTGCATTATTATTCGTTGGAAATGTAATGATTGAGCGAAGTGATATTAGTAAATTACATGTACCCGCTAAGTTAGAGGTGCCAGAATCATTAACACACGCATTTATTGCGACGGAAGATAAAAGGTTTTATCATCATAACGGTTTAGACTATATAGCAATTATTCGAGCTTCTATTGAAAATATAAAAGCTGGTGGTGTTGTGCAAGGAGGAAGCACGATTACACAGCAGCTATCTAAAAATGCTTTTTTATCTAATGAACGTACATTTTCTCGTAAGTGGAAAGAAATTTTTTATACGAAAAAAATTGAACGTACATTCACAAAGGATGAGATTTTAAAATTATATGTGAGTAATATTTACTACGGAGAAGGAGCATGGGGAATTGAAAAAGCAGCAAACCTTTACTTCGGTAAAAAGGTGGATCAATTAACATTGGCAGAGAGTGCAATGATGGCTGCTGTAGTAAAAGCACCAGCTTATTACTCACCTGCACAAAATTATGATAAAGCAGTTGAGAGACGGAATGTAGTTTTAAGGCTAATGGAGAAAGAAGGGTATATAAATCATGATGAATATGTGCAAGCAGTTAGTGAGAAATTAGTAATTCGTCATGATATAAAAACAGAGCAATCCATGTTAAAAAATGCCCGTGAAAAAGCAGTAAGTTAAGAGAAGTTCCTATATAGGGACTTCTTTTTTTGAATAAATTGTGACAAATCGTGACACAATATCGTCACAAATGTTGTATTTTTGTAATTTATGTGAGCGTGTTCATTGCGTGACCTATGTAAGTATTGATATTATGTGTATTGTGTACAATGCTGTATACAGAATATGAATTTAAAGAGGAATGTATATGAAATCATCGAACAAACTCATGGTTCTTGGTGTAGTTTTTTCTATCGCAGTATTGATTGTAATCGGGACAATTGTGTATAGCATCATAAATGACAAGAAAGATAAAGGGAATGAGATGTTTGCTTATTCTACGCAACAATCTTTAGGGAAAGATGATGCTCCAGTTAAGGTAGTTGAATTTGGAGACTTTAAATGTCCTGCTTGTCGTACTTGGGATGTAACGGTATTACCACGATTAAAAGAAGAGTATATTGATAAAGGTAAAGTGCAGTTATATTTTATTAACTTCCCGTTTATCGGAAAAGACTCTGATTTAGGTGCAGCTGCCGGTGAAGCAATTTATAAACAAGATCAAGATTCATTCTGGATTTTCTATGATGAGATTTATCAAAATCAAAAGAAAGATACGGAAGAATGGATTACAGAAGAATTACTTCTTAATATTGTGAAAGAAAAGCTTCCGAAAATTAATGTAGAACAGTTTAAAAAAGATTTACACAGTAAAGAAATGAAAGACAAAGTACGTAAAGATTCAGATCGTGCTCAAAAATTAAAAGTTCAAGGTGCTCCTTCAGTATATATAAATGGGAATCTTGCAAACCCTGATTTCGATAGTATGAAGAAGGCAATTGATAAAGAATTGAAAAAGTGATGAGGTATCTCATCACTTTTTCGACTTTTTTCGATAAATTTCTTGCTTCGATTTTTTTTACATGCTATACTACTTTACATAAGTTATTTCAATATCTTATATTTATTCATATTTGCGGGTGTAGTTTAGTGGTAAAACAAGAGCCTTCCAAGCTCTGGTCGAGAGTTCGATTCTCTTCACCCGCTCCAAATTTTATTTAATGTTTTTCTGATAAATTGTGATCAACGCAGTGTTTCGTTTCTAAGATAAACGAAGCATTGCGTTTTTTTAATGTTTGAAAATCATAATTATATGCGAAAATAGAAGTAAAGAATATTATTCCAAAAGTGAATTGCTAACCAATATAGTCGTTACATAAGGGATGGATTCATCGGAGGAGGCGATAAAGAATGGATTTTGAACAATTAAAGCAAGATGTAATTGCGTATAGTAAAACGATTGGTATAGATAAAATAGGTTTTGCCAGTGCTTCACCATTTGAGGAGTTAAAGCAGCGTCTAATCCAGCAACAACAGTTGAATTATCAGTCTGGATTCGAAGAACCTGATATAGAGAAGAGAACGAATCCACAGCTATTGTTACCTGGTGCGAAATCAATTATTGCGATTGCTTTAGCGTACCCTTCAAAATTAAAAAATGCACCATTAAGTAAGCGTGGAGAACGTCGCGGGATTTTTTGTCGTGCTTCTTGGGGCCAAGATTATCACCTTGTTTTACGAGATCGTTTGCAAAAGTTAGAGGCGTATTTAATCGAAAAGCTTCCGGATATAGAAGTGAAATCAATGGTTGATACAGGGGAGCTAAGTGATCGAGCTGTTTCAGAGCGTGCCGGTATTGGATGGAGTGGTAAGAACTGCGCTATTATTACGCCGGAATTTGGTTCGTATGTATACTTAGGAGAAATGATTACGAATGTTCCATTCCCTCCTGATCGGCCAATAGAAGATCAATGTGGAAGTTGTACGAAATGTATTGATATTTGTCCTACAGGTGCTTTAGTACAAGGCGGCCAGTTGGACTCGAAGAAATGTATTGCATTTTTAACACAGACAAAAGGATTTCTGCCTGAAGAATATCGCGATAAAATAGGAAATCGTATATATGGATGTGATACGTGTCAGACTGTTTGTCCGAAAAATAAAGGAATGGATTTTCATAACCATCCTGAAATGGAGCCTGATCCTGAATTAGTTAAGCCATTATTAACACCACTTTTAACAATTAGTAATCGTGATTTCAAGGAAAAATATGGGGTTATGTCTGGTTCATGGCGAGGTAAAAAGCCATTGCAACGAAATGCTATTTTAGCACTTGCACATTTTAAAGAAACAGCAGCAATTCCTGATTTAATCGGTGTTATGAAAGATGATCCAAGACCAGTACTTCGGGGAACAGCAGCATGGGCACTTGGGAAAATTGGTGGAGACGGAGTAGGAGAAGACATTGAGAAAGCAATGGAACGTGAGAAAGATGAAGAGGTTCTTCATGAAATGAATCGTGGACTTGAATTGTTAGCACAGAAAAAAGAGTAGATAATATTTCCCTTTTTCATATTGTAATATGGGAGGGAGACGAAATGGTTGTAAAAGCGAATATTGAAAAGCAAGTGCAACAGTTTTTAGCATATATAACAGAGAAACGAACAGATGTAGATGGTATTGCAGTAGATCTGTTACAAATGGTACAGAGAAAGAAACAATTGTTTCAAAAGCGTAGTGCACATATAGTGGAAGCAACTGCAGATATTTCTTTCATTAGACAATTGAATAGTAATGAGCATCAAGAAATTGATTATCAAATACACTTGAAATATTTAATTAAGCATAAAGAATTATTTTATATCGAAGAGGAACAATTAAAACGACGAGTTTGTTTAAAAAATAGTCGTATAATAGATGATTATGCTCTTGAAGTGTCAGAAGAAATAGAAATAGGTGAAACGTTAGAACGGGAAGTCACGAAAGAAAAATACGGTTCATATCAATATAATCGTTTAGAGGCAGTGAAATATGCAGAGCGTTGGTGGGATGATCGCAATCCTGCATACCGTAATTTTCCTGATAATTGTACAAATTTCATTTCACAATGTCTGCACACTGGAGAAGTGCCAATGAATGGACATCCTAATATTCGTAAAGGGTGGTGGCAAAGGGGAAACCAGTGGAGTTGGAGCTGGGCTGTAGCACACTCTTTTTATTGGTATTTGTCAGGTGCTACAGCTGGTCTTCGAGCAGAAGCAGTAGAAAAGCCAGAAGACCTTATTCTTGGCGATGTAATTGCGTATGATTTTGAGGATGATGGTAGGTGGAATCATACGACAATTGTAGTAGCAAAAGACGCAGCTGGTATGCCGCTTGTAAATGCACATTCAGCGAATAGCCGCAGGCGTTATTGGAACTATGAAGACTCTAGTAAATATACACCACAAATGAAATATAAATTCTTTCATATTATTAATGGGTAGAGATTTTTCGTTCAAGTGGTATAATACGTAGTAGACAAAAAATAGAGGTGAATATCGCGTGGGAGTACATGTTGTTTTATATCAACCAGAAATTCCAGCAAATACAGGGAATATTGCACGTACTTGTGCAGCAACTGGAACAGAGTTACATTTGATTAGACCGCTTGGATTTTCAACGGATGACAAAATGTTAAAGCGTGCAGGACTAGATTATTGGCAGCACGTAAAAGTTACGTATTATGATTCAATCGAAGAATTTTATGAGAAAAATAAAGATGGTGAATTCTTCTATTTAACAAAGTATGGCGAGAAAGCTCATACAGCATTTGATTATAGCAAACGTGAGAAGGATTACTATTTCGTATTTGGAAGAGAAACAAATGGATTACCAGCTAATGTAATTGAAGAAAACTTCGATCATTGTTTACGTATTCCAATGACGGATAAAGTACGTTCATTAAATTTATCTAATACAGCAGCAATTTTAATTTATGAAGCGTTCCGTCAACAAAATTATCCAGGATTAGATTTAGAAATCGTTTATTAAAAGTCGCCATTTGGCGACTTTTTTATTTTTTTGAAAAAATATGTAATCATACATTTTAAAAAAGGTACATATTCATATAGAATGAGATATATGAATAAAAATAGATAAGACGGGTTGAGATAAATATGAAGGAACAATATAATAATCAAAATACCTTTTTAAGTATGATAGATATGGATTTAGTAAGACAGGGACTGTTACATGCTATTCAAGATTTAGTGTTTATTGTGAAAGTTATTGACGATGAAACTTTTAAATATATTTATGTGAATAAAATAGGAATGGATCACGCCAGGCTAGGGAAAGAATGTTATGGAAAAACTTTTGCAGAAGTATTACCAGAAGATACGGCAAGATTATTGCAAGGACAATATGAAAAAGTAATGAGAGAAGCGAGAGCAAATACATTTTGTGATGTAATTAGTTTGCCAACTGGAGATATACATTATGAATCTTCACTTAATCCAGTATGCGATGTAAATGGAACATGTCAGTTTATTATTTGTATTACTAGAGATATTACAGCACAGGTTAAGAAAAAAGCGGAAATAGAAGAAAAACAAATGTTATTTAAGTCATTACTAGAATATAATAATGATTCCATTGTATCTGTAGATTCTATTGGAAGAATTACATATGCAAATCCAGCAACTTATGAAATTTTTGGGTATCGATATGAGGAGTTAAAGGACCAATTTATTTTTCAGTTTATAAATAAAGAATATGAAAAAACTTTTCAAATTATATTTAAGAATGCTTTACAGGGAAAAGCAAAACAAATTGTTGCAAAGAAATATGTTCATAAAGAAGGATATGAACTTTATATTTCTGTGAGGACTATCCCCATTATTGTGAATAGTGAAATCGTCGGGGTGTACATTGTTACGAGAGATGTTACGAGGCAAGTATTAAATGAGATGAAAACAGAGTATTTGGCTTACTTCGATCAGTTAACGGGGTTAATGAATAGAATATCATGTACAAATAAACTAAATGAATTTTTAGATGATAATAAAGAATTTGCATTGGTTTTTATAGATTTGGATGAATTTCACCTTATTAATGATACATTTGGTCATAAAGAAGGGGATCAAGTATTAAAAAAAGTTACTGAATGCCTACGAGAACTAAAAATAGAAGATATGCATTTATTTAGAGAACATGATGATCAATTTGTTATGTTAATAGAAAATATAACGAAAGAATGCGTAGAGGAAGTGGCACAAACAATATTAAAAAGAATTAGTGAGCATTTTGTAATAGAAGAAGAGGATGTTTATTTGAGTGCATCAATTGGGATTGTAATGGCTCCAAAAGATGGAATGGATGAAAAAATGCTTTTCCAAAGAGTCGACACAGCTTTGGAAAAAGCAAAGGAAAAAGGAAAAGGATATTATCATTTTTATTGTAGTGGATTAGATTGTGAACGTGAACAAAGGTTTATAATAGAGAATCAGTTACATCGTGCTATAGAGAAAAATGAATTTTTCCTATATTATCAACCTCAAATTAATATTGAAACGGGAAAGATAGCCAGTATGGAAGCGTTAATAAGGTGGGAGAATAAGGAGCTAGGATTTGTCTCGCCAAATCAATTTATCCCACTTGCTGAAAGAACTGGATTTATTATTAAACTTGATGAATGGGTAGTACATCAAGTTTGTGAACAGATACGTGAATGGTTAAATAAAGGGTATGAAGTTGTACCAATTGCAGTTAATATTTCAGCTAGACATTTTCGTTCTATTACATTAATAGAGATGATTACACGTGCTTTAAATAAGTACAACGTCCCCCCTCATTTATTAGCAATAGAAGTTACAGAAGGGGCTCTTATACATAAAGATTTATCGAAAAGAGTGTTAATGCAGTTAAAAGAACAAAATTTAAAGATTCATTTAGATGACTTTGGAACGGGATATTCATCTTTAAGTTATTTAAAAACATATCCGATTGATACGTTAAAAATTGATCGTTCTTTTATGGAAGGTATATATAAAGATGAAAGAGATACGAATATTACGGCTGCAATTATTCATTTAGCACATACTCTAGGGTTAAATGTAATTGCAGAAGGAGTAGAAAAATCGGAACAGATACAATTTTTAAAGGAAAAGAATGTGAAACTCGTACAAGGTTATTTTTATAATCGTCCTTTGTCAATATACGATGTAGAAAATATTTATTTTAAATAGTGTATAAAAAACAAGAAAAAAAGTGATGTGCTGAAAAGCACATCACTTTTTATGTGTACCTGGTTTATCGTTATAACCAGATGTGAAAATAGCTGTAAGAAATGTGAGTGATACACCTAAAATTAATAATAACTTCATCCTAATTTCCTCCTTACTTTTTCGGTTTACGAATCCTATTTGTGAATCGAAATGTATGTAAGGTTCCTAGAAGAAAAGAATTTATTTACAATGAATAGCAGCGTGAAAACTTTAATACCTTTATTATACAGAATTTTCTTTGAATTTTGGAGAGAATTTTATAGCGCTATTATATATTTCGTTTTGATTTAAAGAATGTTTAAGGACATCCTAGCATACCTTTTATAATAATCCGATTGAACAAGGAGATGGGGGAGGAGCTATAATGGATATTCTAAAGAAAATTGAACAATATCGGGAAGCAGAAGAACGTTTACAATGGGAAGGTACGTTTGCGGAGTATTTGGAGCTTGTGAAAGAAAGACCATGGGTGGCTCAAACAGCACACTCTCGCATTTACAATATGATAAAAGATGCTGGAATTGAAGAAGTTGATGGTAGAAGAAAATATAACTTCTTTAGTAATCAGCTATTTGGATTAGAGGATGCTTTAGAACGCCTTGTGGAAGAATATTTTCATCCATCTGCAAAACGATTAGATGTTAGAAAACGTATTTTGTTATTAATGGGGCCTGTTAGTGGTGGGAAATCAACATTAGTTACGATGTTGAAACGAGGATTAGAAACATATTCACGAACAGATCGTGGAGCGATTTTTGCAATAAAAGGCTGCCCAATGCATGAAGATCCACTTCATTTAATTCCGCAGCATTTACGGAATGATTTCTTTGATGAGTATGGAGTAAGAATTGAAGGGAATTTATCACCATTAAATGTTATGCGTCTAGAGCAAGAATATGGGTCAAGAATTGAGGATGTAGTTGTAGAGCGTATTTTCTTCTCTGAAGATCGCCGTACAGGAATTGGTACATTTAGTCCTTCTGATCCAAAATCACAAGATATTGCCGATTTAACAGGTAGTCTAGACTTTTCTACAATTGCAGAATACGGTTCGGAATCAGATCCTCGTGCATATCGATTTGATGGAGAATTAAATAAGGCGAACCGTGGAATGATGGAATTCCAAGAGATGCTAAAATGTGATGAGAAATTTTTATGGCATTTATTATCGCTTACGCAAGAAGGAAATTTCAAGGCAGGCAGATTTGCGCTTATTTCAGCAGATGAATTAATTGTAGCGCATACAAATGAAACAGAGTATCGATCCTTCATAGCAAATAAGAAAAATGAAGCATTGCATTCACGAATTATTGTAATGCCGGTTCCATATAATTTACGGGTTAGTGAAGAAGAACATATTTATGAAAAAATGATTCGTGAAAGTGATGTGTCCAATGTTCATATTGCACCGCATACACTTCGCGTTGCAGCAATGTTCACTATTTTAACTCGTTTAAAAGATCCGAAGCGTCCAGATATTGATTCAATTAAAAAGATGCGTTTATATGATGGAGAAACGGTAGAAGGGTATAATGCGATTGATGTAGAAGAATTGCAACGCGAATATCAAGATGAAGGTATGAAGGGGATTGATCCTCGTTATGTCATTAACCGAATTTCTTCTACAATTATTCGAAAAGAGGTACCATCTATTAATGCACTAGATGTACTGAGATCGTTAAAAGACGGATTGGATCAGCATCCATCAATTAGTAGTGAAGACCGAGAGCGCTATATGAATTTCATCTCATTAGCGAGAAAAGAATACGATGAAATTGCTAAGAAAGAAGTACAAAAAGCGTTTGTTTATTCATACGAAGAATCAGCTAAAACACTTATGGATAATTACTTAGATAACGTCGAAGCGTACTGCAATAAATCAAAATTACGTGATCCTTTAACAGGTGAAGAAATGAGCCCAGATGAAAAACTTATGCGTTCGATTGAAGAGCAAATTGGAATTTCAGAAAATGCTAAAAAGGCATTCCGTGAAGAAATTTTAATTCGCATTTCTGCCTATGCACGTAAAGGGAAACGCTTTGATTATAATTCACACGAACGTCTTCGTGAAGCGATTCAGAAAAAACTATTTGCTGATTTAAAAGATATAGTGAAAATTACAACATCAACGAAAACACCAGACGAAAATCAGCTTAAGAAAATCAATGATGTTGTTGCACGCTTAATTGATGAGCATGGCTATAATTCTTCATCTGCGAATGAATTGTTACGATATGTAGGTAGTTTGTTAAATCGATAGTTTGATAACAAAACGCTGTCTCTTATTCTCGGGACGGCGTTTTGTTATCTATTGATATTTGTAAAAAATGTCATAGCTTGTCCGAATATAATAAATTAAGATGCGATTTTATGAATTTCTTGTCAATTATTTTTACAATATGCATATGATAGAGTAACCAACCATTCATACAAAAAAGCCAACACAATATAATATGTTGCAAAACGAAAATGTGTGCAACAATGCATTGTGTTTCTTTCTTATCAACGGCTGAATGTTTATTTCTATTATGTGAGTGGCAAAATTTTGTTTAAGATGCTCGGAGTATTGTATGAAAAACGCTATATATGTTTATGGGATGATTTTCGATGAACAGTTATTTTTTAAATATTATAGTTACGCACACTAGAAAACAAAATTATAGATTGCTGTTCATAAGAGAAAACAAATACAGTAAGGAGGGAAAGGCATGGGCGAAGAAAATCAACCAAACTATACAATTTCACAGGAAAACTGGTCCCTCCATCGCAAAGGATATGACGACCAACAACGCCATCAAGAAAAAGTACAAGAGGCAATTAAAAATAATTTGCCAGATCTTGTAACAGAAGAAAATATTGTTATGTCTAATGGTAGGGATGTTGTGAAAATACCGATTCGTTCTTTAGATGAATATAAGATTAGATACAATTATGATAAAAATAAACATGTTGGGCAAGGGAACGGTGACAGCAAAGTTGGCGATGTCGTTGCGAGAGATGGATCAGGTGGTCAAAAGCAGAAAGGACCAGGAAAAGGGCAAGGGGCAGGAGATGCAGCTGGAGAAGATTATTATGAAGCAGAAGTCTCAATTTTAGAATTGGAGCAAGCGTTTTTCAAAGAGTTAGAGTTGCCTAATTTAAAGAGAAAAGAACTGGATGAAAACCGGATTGAACACATTGAATTTAATGATATTAGAAAAACAGGATTATGGGGAAATATCGATAAGAAACGAACGATGATATCTGCATATAAACGAAATGCAATGCGTGGTAAAGCATCTTTCCATCCAATTCACCAAGAAGATTTAAAGTTCCGTACTTGGAATGAAGTGTTAAAGCCAGATTCAAAAGCTGTTGTATTAGCGATGATGGATACGAGTGGATCGATGGGGATATGGGAGAAGTATATGGCACGTAGCTTCTTTTTCTGGATGACAAGATTTTTACGCACAAAGTATGAAACCGTAGACATTGAGTTTATTGCCCATCATACGGAAGCGAAGGTCGTTACAGAAGAAGAATTTTTCTCAAAAGGAGAAAGTGGTGGAACGATCTGTTCTTCTGTGTACAAAAAAGCACTTGAGTTAATCGATAATAAATATTCACCAGATCGCTATAATATTTATCCATTCCATTTTTCAGACGGTGATAATTTAACTTCGGATAATGCTAGATGTGTAAAGCTTGTTGAAGAGTTGATGAAGAAGTGTAATATGTTTGGGTATGGGGAAGTGAATCAGTACAACCGCCACAGTACACTTATGTCAGCATATAAAAATATTAAAGATGAGAACTTCAGATATTATATTTTAAAACAAAAAGCAGATGTATTTCATGCGATGAAGAGCTTTTTTAAAGAAGAATCAGGAGAGAAAATGGCATAACCCCTTTTGAAGGGGTTTATTTTTTTGTAAACTTTTTATTTTTTTAGTTGACAATGATAATGAAAATCATTATCATTTATTCGAGAATGATTACATTTTGATTTATATATTTCGGAGGAGATGTAAAGTTGAAAAAAAATAAAAGAAAACATATAAATGCAATGTTAATAGCGGCGACGTTATCGTTACCGTTTGCTGTATATTCGACACCTGCTTTAGCGGCAGTAGCAATTGAGGCAAATAAAACTGGATATGCTTTAGAAAATGGTACATATGATGCTGTTATTAAAGCGTATAAAGATAAAACAAATGAAGAGTCCATGGCAGCTGTTTATATAAAGGATCCGAAATTAACAATCGAGAATGGAAAGAAAATCGTAACGGCAACGTTAAGTGATAGTGATTTCTTTCAATACTTGAAAACAGAGGATATTCATACTCCTGGTGTGTTTCATGATGTGAAAGTAATATCTGAGGATAAAAAGAAAAATGGGACGAAGGTTGTTCAATTTGAAGTTGGAGAACTAGGAAAAAGGTATAATATGCAAATGCATATTTATATTCCAACAATGGGATATAATAATAAATATCAAGTACAGTTTGAAGTAAATACTTTAAATTTAGAAAATAATGTTCCAGAAAAGCAAAAGGAAAATAAAGAGGATAAAGTGGAAAAACAAGAAAAAGTTGCGAATGTAGTAGTTGATAAGAAATTACAACAGCATATTAATAAGTACAATTTAGATAGAAAAAATATAAATGAACCTATAACGAAGGAAGATTTATTAAAGATTAAAACATTAACCATATATTCAGGTGAAGGAATAAATGAAATAGCTGGTTTAGAATATATGACAAACTTAGAGAAGTTGACATTAAGAGAGTCTAATGTAACAGACATATCTGCTATCTCGGAATTGAGATATTTAAAGTTTTTAGATTTATCCTCTAATCCAATTGAAAGCATTCAACCCGTTTCTAAGCTAGAGAATCTTGACATGCTCTTTTTAAGAGATAACAAAATTGCGGATCTTACACCATTAAGTCAAATGAAAAAGATTAAAACATTAGATTTAATCGGTAATAATATAAAAGATCTTACACCATTATTTACAGTGTCATCTTTAAAAGAAGTATACTTAGCAAATAATCAAATTAGTAATCTTTCGGGTATTGAGAAGTTAAAGAATGTGAAACTACTATGGATAGGAAATAATAAAATTAGTGATGTTGAGCCTATTAGTAAAATGAGTAACCTTATTGAACTAGAAATTGCTGATAGTGAAATAAAAGATATATCACCATTATCTAAATTAGGAAAATTACAAGTACTGAATTTAGAAGAGAATTATATTTCTGATATATCAGCACTTGGCGAGCTAACAAATTTACACGAAGTAAACCTTGCAGCGAATGAGATTTTTGATATAAGGCCTGTTCAAGAACTAGGTAAGCGAATTTGGATTGACATTCAGAGACAAAAAATCTTTTTAGATGAAGCAAGCGTAGATGAAGCAATAAAAATTCCAATATATAATCTTAAAGGAGAACCACTTCAAAATATTAATTTAAAAAGTGAGGGAGCTACTCTGAATAACGGATTTATAAAATGGAATAGCCCTGGAGAAAAAATATATGAATTTAGATTAGATACGAATTCTGCTGAAAGTAAAATAAGGTTTAATGGGATGGTTATACAGAATATAGTTGAAAAACAAAAAGAAAGTGAAAATGTAATTCTTGATAAAACTTTACAACAACATATTAATAAAGAGAATTTAGGTAGAGAGAATCTCAATGCCCCTATAACAAAAGAGGATTTATTACAGATTAAAACATTAGAGATACTTAAAGAAAAAGGAAAAGAGATAA
This Bacillus mycoides DNA region includes the following protein-coding sequences:
- the yhbH gene encoding sporulation protein YhbH — encoded protein: MGEENQPNYTISQENWSLHRKGYDDQQRHQEKVQEAIKNNLPDLVTEENIVMSNGRDVVKIPIRSLDEYKIRYNYDKNKHVGQGNGDSKVGDVVARDGSGGQKQKGPGKGQGAGDAAGEDYYEAEVSILELEQAFFKELELPNLKRKELDENRIEHIEFNDIRKTGLWGNIDKKRTMISAYKRNAMRGKASFHPIHQEDLKFRTWNEVLKPDSKAVVLAMMDTSGSMGIWEKYMARSFFFWMTRFLRTKYETVDIEFIAHHTEAKVVTEEEFFSKGESGGTICSSVYKKALELIDNKYSPDRYNIYPFHFSDGDNLTSDNARCVKLVEELMKKCNMFGYGEVNQYNRHSTLMSAYKNIKDENFRYYILKQKADVFHAMKSFFKEESGEKMA
- a CDS encoding leucine-rich repeat domain-containing protein gives rise to the protein MKKNKRKHINAMLIAATLSLPFAVYSTPALAAVAIEANKTGYALENGTYDAVIKAYKDKTNEESMAAVYIKDPKLTIENGKKIVTATLSDSDFFQYLKTEDIHTPGVFHDVKVISEDKKKNGTKVVQFEVGELGKRYNMQMHIYIPTMGYNNKYQVQFEVNTLNLENNVPEKQKENKEDKVEKQEKVANVVVDKKLQQHINKYNLDRKNINEPITKEDLLKIKTLTIYSGEGINEIAGLEYMTNLEKLTLRESNVTDISAISELRYLKFLDLSSNPIESIQPVSKLENLDMLFLRDNKIADLTPLSQMKKIKTLDLIGNNIKDLTPLFTVSSLKEVYLANNQISNLSGIEKLKNVKLLWIGNNKISDVEPISKMSNLIELEIADSEIKDISPLSKLGKLQVLNLEENYISDISALGELTNLHEVNLAANEIFDIRPVQELGKRIWIDIQRQKIFLDEASVDEAIKIPIYNLKGEPLQNINLKSEGATLNNGFIKWNSPGEKIYEFRLDTNSAESKIRFNGMVIQNIVEKQKESENVILDKTLQQHINKENLGRENLNAPITKEDLLQIKTLEILKEKGKEIKDVTGLESMVNLENLTLEGVGLKNIEFISNLKQLNAMNVSHNQIEDITPLSLLKNLQWLNLADNRVKDVSVLGSMLDLISLTLAGNEIRDVRPLIQLGQWFTIDVGRQKIVLNDAKVNEEIQVPVYDLEGETIENIKLSSEAGTLNNGVIKWSTPGEKVYKFELDSDEISIRFNGTVIQNIVEKEEVKEPVKEVEETKEEVKEPVKEVEETKEVEEIKEEVKEPTKEIEETKEEVKEPIKEVEETKEEVKEPVKEVEETKEEVKEPVKEVEETKGEVKEPVKEVEGIKEEVKEPAKEVGETKEEVKEPAKEVGETKEEVKEATTRLDQEPKGDNQVGSVKVVGQESTKEKDSNKQHAKKQEENQKSLAATGGQANTSSLLSGLALVFSALSMFVFRKRLFKK